From Brassica oleracea var. oleracea cultivar TO1000 chromosome C3, BOL, whole genome shotgun sequence, a single genomic window includes:
- the LOC106333797 gene encoding LOW QUALITY PROTEIN: LRR receptor-like serine/threonine-protein kinase EFR (The sequence of the model RefSeq protein was modified relative to this genomic sequence to represent the inferred CDS: inserted 1 base in 1 codon; deleted 3 bases in 2 codons), translated as MKLSLSLALILLVVFTVVFAQARISNETDMKALLEFKSQAAVNRREVLASWNNSSPVCTWIGVTCNRRRERVTSLNLGGFKLAGVISPSIGNLSFLISLNLGDNSFVGTIPQEVGMLFRLQYLNMSFNLLEGKIPHSLSNCYRLSTLDLSSNRLEHNVPSELGSLSKLVIMHLNNNKLTGEFPASLGNLTSLQELDFAYNNMEGEIPFDVARLTQMVFFQVSQNRFSGVFPPALYNMSLLESLSLAGNSFSGELRADFGDLLPNLRTVVMGGNEFTGAVPITLANISSLGRFDISTNYLTGSIPLCFGKLHNLWWLGINTNSLGNNSPSHLEFIGALANCTQLEYLDVGYNRLGSELPASIANLSTKLTILSLGGNLISGTLPLEIGNLISLQKLSLETNLLTGELPISFGKLLKLQVLDLYSNAISGEIPSYLGNMTRLQMIHLYENSFQGSIPQSIGRCQNLMDLWIDSNRLNGTIPLEILQIPSLAYLDLSNNFLTCSLPEEVGKLQLLVGLAASNNKLSGHLPHTLGGCLSLEFLYMQGNSFDGDIPDISQLVSLRNLDFSNNNLSGSIPPYLATFHLLRNLNLSVNKFEGSVPVEGVFRNATADSVFGNLNLCGGIREMQLQPCTVQASPKPRKHLSLEKKVAIGMXISTGIVFLFSTVASLCWFKKKNNASGGNPSDSSTLGMFFEKISFEELRDATSGFSSSNLIGPGNFGDVFKGFLGSDHKLVAVKVLNLLKLDMWMQPEDLESVNDHSRILTPPDKLNIAIDVASALEYLHVECHDPVAHCDLKPSNVLLDDDLTAHVGDFGLARFLYKYDRETFLNNFSSAGVRGTIGYAAPEYGMGGQPSIQGDVYSFGVLVLEMFIGKKPTDVTFAGDYNLHSYAKSLLSGDEEEGGGSNAIDEWLRLVLQVGIRCSEEYPSDRVRITEALRELTSIRTKFFTSKTTITEPSHRDAVQSSPQEWMLNADIHTIQTPI; from the exons ATGAAGCTCTCTCTTTCACTTGCTCTCATTCTTCTTGTAGTTTTCACGGTGGTCTTTGCTCAAGCCAGAATCTCAAATGAGACTGACATGAAAGCTTTGCTTGAGTTCAAATCCCAGGCTGCTGTAAACAGACGGGAGGTTTTGGCCTCATGGAACAACTCCTCTCCGGTCTGTACTTGGATTGGGGTTACATGCAACCGCAGACGAGAAAGAGTTACAAGTCTGAACCTCGGAGGATTCAAACTGGCAGGTGTGATCTCTCCCTCCATTGGTAATCTCTCCTTTCTCATATCACTTAATCTTGGAGACAACTCTTTTGTTGGTACCATCCCTCAAGAGGTTGGAATGCTATTTAGGCTTCAGTACTTGAACATGAGCTTCAATCTCCTCGAAGGAAAGATTCCCCATAGTCTTTCTAACTGCTATAGACTCTCTACCCTAGATTTATCGTCAAACCGTCTTGAACACAATGTTCCTTCAGAGCTAGGTTCACTCTCTAAGCTAGTCATTATGCATCTTAACAACAACAAACTTACCGGAGAGTTTCCTGCATCTCTAGGAAACTTGACGTCGCTCCAGGAACTTGACTTTGCGTATAACAACATGGAAGGAGAGATTCCATTTGATGTGGCTAGATTGACTCAAATGGTGTTTTTCCAAGTTTCGCAGAATAGGTTTTCAGGTGTATTTCCTCCTGCCTTATACAACATGTCCTTACTTGAGTCTTTATCCCTAGCTGGCAATAGCTTTTCGGGTGAGCTTAGAGCTGATTTTGGTGATCTTCTACCAAACCTAAGAACTGTTGTTATGGGAGGAAATGAGTTCACAGGAGCTGTTCCTATAACACTTGCCAATATCTCAAGCCTTGGAAGGTTTGATATCTCAACTAATTATCTTACAGGAAGTATCCCTTTGTGTTTTGGAAAATTACATAATCTATGGTGGTTAGGTATTAATACTAATTCTCTGGGAAACAACTCCCCCAGTCATCTAGAATTTATCGGTGCTTTAGCGAACTGTACTCAGTTAGAGTACTTAGATGTCGGTTACAACAGACTTGGAAGTGAGCTGCCTGCCTCCATTGCCAACTTGTCAACCAAGTTAACTATTCTGTCCCTTGGAGGAAACCTAATCTCTGGAACTCTTCCTCTTGAGATAGGGAATCTC ATAAGCCTGCAGAAACTCAGCTTAGAAACAAATCTGTTGACAGGAGAACTTCCAATCTCTTTTGGGAAGCTTTTGAAATTGCAGGTGCTGGATCTGTATTCAAACGCAATATCAGGTGAGATACCATCTTATTTAGGCAACATGACTCGGTTGCAGATGATTCATTTGTACGAAAATAGTTTCCAAGGAAGTATCCCTCAGAGTATTGGACGCTGTCAAAACTTGATGGACCTATGGATTGATTCAAACAGGTTGAATGGGACTATACCTCTGGAAATACTGCAGATTCCATCTCTTGCTTACTTAGATTTGTCAAACAATTTCTTGACCTGTTCATTACCGGAAGAAGTTGGAAAGTTGCAACTCCTTGTTGGACTAGCTGCTTCTAACAACAAGTTATCAGGACATCTTCCACATACTCTAGGGGGTTGTCTATCATTGGAGTTTCTATATATGCAAGGCAATTCATTTGATGGTGACATTCCAGATATAAGTCAGTTGGTAAGCTTAAGGAATCTTGACTTCTCTAACAACAATCTCTCTGGCAGCATACCTCCTTATCTGGCCACGTTTCACTTACTGCGAAATCTGAATCTTTCTGTGAACAAGTTCGAGGGAAGTGTGCCAGTGGAAGGTGTGTTTAGAAATGCTACAGCGGATTCTGTTTTTGGAAACTTAAATCTATGCGGAGGCATCAGAGAAATGCAGCTACAGCCATGCACTGTGCAAGCATCACCAAAGCCAAGGAAACATCTCTCACTTGAAAAGAAAGTTGCAATTGGTA GTATCAGTACAGGTATAGTGTTTCTGTTCAGTACAGTTGCTTCTCTGTGTTGGTTCAAGAAGAAGAACAACGCCAGTGGCGGTAACCCATCTGATTCTTCTACTTTGGGGATGTTCTTTGAGAAGATAAGCTTTGAAGAGCTTCGTGATGCAACTAGTGGCTTCTCTTCAAGCAACCTGATTGGTCCAGGCAACTTTGGTGATGTCTTCAAAGGATTTCTTGGCAGTGATCATAAACTCGTTGCTGTTAAAGTTCTGAACCTCCTGAAGC TGGATATGTGGATGCAGCCAGAAGATCTGGAAAGTGTAAACGATCACTCTAGAATTTTAACACCTCCAGACAAACTCAACATAGCAATAGATGTTGCATCCGCCTTGGAGTATCTGCATGTTGAGTGTCATGACCCTGTAGCTCACTGTGATCTTAAGCCAAGCAACGTTCTTCTGGACGATGATCTTACTGCTCATGTTGGTGACTTTGGTTTGGCTCGGTTTCTCTATAAATACGACCGAGAAACCTTCCTAAACAATTTTAGTTCTGCCGGTGTCAGAGGCACCATTGGCTACGCTGCACCAG AATATGGTATGGGAGGCCAACCATCAATACAAGGAGATGTGTACAGCTTTGGAGTTCTAGTTTTGGAGATGTTCATTGGAAAGAAACCGACAGACGTAACATTTGCAGGAGACTATAACCTCCACAGCTACGCGAAGTCGTTACTGTCGGGAGATGAGGAGGAGGGTGGAGGCAGCAATGCCATTGATGAGTGGTTGAGACTGGTTTTGCAGGTGGGAATAAGGTGTTCTGAAGAGTATCCAAGTGATAGGGTGAGAATAACTGAAGCACTACGAGAATTAACCTCAATCAGAACTAAGTTCTTTACTTCCAAGACGACTATTACAGAGCCAAGTCATCGGGATGCTGTGCAAAGTTCTCCTCAGGAATGGATGTTAAATGCGGACATACATACAATCCAGACCCCAATATAA
- the LOC106334759 gene encoding myosin-17-like, with protein sequence MVGPVNIIVGSYVWIEDPGLAWIDGEVVKISGEEVHVQTTNGKTVVAKIANVFPKDTEAPPGGVDDMTKLSYLHEPGVLNNLAMRYELNEIYTYTGNILIAVNPFQRLPHLYDTHMMEQYKGAGFGELSPHVFAIAEVAYRAMINEGKSNSILVSGESGAGKTETTKMLMRYLAYLGGRSGVEGRTVEQQVLESNPVLEAFGNAKTLRNNNSSRFGKFVELQFDKSGRISGAAVRTYLLERSRVCQISDPERNYHCFYLLCAAPPEEREKLKLGDPKSFHYLNQSKCFKLDGVDDTEEYLATRRAMDVVGISEEEQDAIFRVVAAVLHLGNVEFAKGKEIDSSVLKDDKSRFHLDTTAELLRCDAKSLEDALIKRVMVTPEEVITRTLDPDSATGSRDALAKTIYSRLFDWLVDKINNSIGQDPNSKTIIGVLDIYGFESFKINSFEQFCINFTNEKLQQHFNQHVFKMEQEDYTKEEINWSYIEFVDNKDVLELIEKKPGGVIALLDEACMFPKSTHETFAQKLYQTFKNSKRFTKPKLSRTSFAISHYAGEVTYQADLFLDKNKDYVVAEHQDLLIASSCTFVAGLIPRLAEETSSKTKFSSIGSRFKLQLQSLMETLNSTEPHYIRCVKPNNVLKPAIFENVNVIQQLRCGGVLEAIRISCAGYPTKRTFYEFLNRFGVLAPEVLEGNYDDKVACRMLLDKIGLKGYELGKTKVFLRAGQMAELDARRAEVLGNAARKIQMQIRTYIAQKEFRALRGAAIVLQSNCRGKLACNLYEEMRRQAAAVKIEKSFRRHVARESYLRIRHSTIAVQTALRGMVARNEFRFRKQMKAATIIQARLRSHLAYSYYKKLQKAALASQCGWRSRLARKELRTLKMAARDTGALREAKDKLEKRVEELTWRLQLEKRQRTDLEEAKAQEYAKQQEALQAMRSQVEEANAAVIREREAARKAIEEAPPVIKETPVLVEDTEKINSLTSEVEALKASLQFERKAAEDLRKAFSEAEARNSELATELENATRKADQLHESVQRLEEKLSNSESEIQVLRQQALAISPTSRTMATRSKTMLLPRTPENGNLINGETKITPDMSLAVREPESEEKPQKYLNEKQQENQDLLVKCISQNLGYAGGKPVAACVIYKSLLHWRSFEVERTNVFDRIIQTIASAIEVPDNNEVLAYWLSNSATLLLLLQRTLKATGAASLTPQRRRTSSASLFGRMSQGLRASPQSAGLSFLNRQGVTKLDDLRQVEAKYPALLFKQQLTAFLEKIYGMIRDNLKKEISPLLGLCIQAPRTSRASLVKGRAQANAVAQQALIAHWQSIRKSLNAYLNLMKANNAPPFLVRKVFTQIFSFINVQLFNSLLLRRECCSFSNGEYVKAGLAELEQWCTEATDEYAGSAWDELRHIRQAVGFLVIHQKPKKTLDEITRELCPVLSIQQLYRISTMYWDDKYGTHSVSSDVIANMRVMMTEDSNNAVSSSFLLDDDSSIPFTVEDISKSMQQVDVNDIEPPQLIRENSGFGFLLTRKEGSAS encoded by the exons ATG GTTGGTCCAGTCAATATAATCGTTGGTTCTTATGTTTGGATTGAAGACCCTGGATTGGCGTGGATTGATGGAGAAGTCGTCAAAATTAGTGGGGAAGAAGTTCATGTACAGACCACAAACGGGAAAACC GTTGTGGCCAAAATCGCGAATGTATTTCCAAAGGATACAGAGGCTCCACCTGGGGGTGTTGATGACATGACAAAGCTCTCATATCTACATGAACCAGGTGTTTTGAATAACTTGGCCATGAGATATGAGCTGAATGAAATTTAT ACTTATACTGGAAACATCTTGATTGCTGTAAATCCGTTTCAAAGGTTGCCACATCTCTATGATACTCATATGATGGAGCAGTATAAAGGAGCAGGTTTTGGTGAATTAAGCCCTCATGTGTTTGCAATTGCGGAAGTTGCTTACAG GGCGATGATCAATGAGGGGAAGAGCAACTCAATTCTTGTTAGTGGGGAAAGTGGCGCTGGTAAAACTGAGACCACAAAGATGCTTATGCGATACCTTGCTTACCTGGGTGGTCGATCCGGCGTTGAAGGAAGGACAGTGGAACAGCAAGTTCTGGAG TCAAATCCTGTTCTTGAAGCTTTTGGAAACGCCAAAACTCTTAGGAATAACAACTCCAG TCGATTTGGAAAGTTTGTCGAGCTTCAATTTGACAAAAGTGGGAGAATATCTGGAGCAGCTGTCCGAACATATTTGTTGGAGAGGTCTCGAGTGTGTCAAATATCAGATCCAGAAAGAAATTACCACTGTTTTTACCTTTTATGTGCTGCCCCACCGGAG GAAAGAGAAAAGTTAAAGTTGGGAGATCCTAAGTCATTCCACTACCTAAATCAATCGAAGTGCTTTAAACTGGATGGAGTGGATGACACCGAGGAATATCTTGCTACCCGAAGAGCTATGGATGTTGTTGGCATCAGTGAAGAGGAACAG GATGCAATCTTTAGAGTTGTTGCTGCAGTCCTTCATCTAGGTAATGTTGAATTTGCAAAAGGAAAAGAGATCGACTCCTCAGTTTTGAAGGATGACAAATCAAGATTTCATCTGGATACGACTGCTGAACTTCTTAG GTGTGATGCAAAGAGTTTGGAAGATGCATTGATAAAACGTGTAATGGTGACTCCAGAAGAGGTTATTACAAGAACACTTGATCCTGATTCAGCCACGGGTAGCAGGGATGCATTAGCAAAAACTATCTATTCACGCTTGTTTGATTG GCTTGTTGATAAAATTAACAATTCTATCGGGCAAGATCCAAATTCTAAGACTATAATTGGTGTTCTTGATATCTATGGGTTTGAAAGCTTTAAAATCAACAG TTTTGAGCAATTTTGCATCAATTTTACCAATGAAAAGCTGCAACAACATTTCAACCAG CACGTCTTCAAAATGGAACAAGAAGATTATACCAAAGAAGAGATTAACTGGAGTTACATAGAATTTGTGGATAACAAGGATGTGTTGGAACTCATTGAGAAG AAACCTGGAGGAGTCATTGCACTTTTAGATGAAGCATG TATGTTTCCCAAGTCTACGCATGAAACATTTGCTCAGAAGCTGTATCAAACGTTCAAAAATAGTAAGCGGTTTACCAAACCAAAGCTATCGCGGACCAGCTTTGCAATATCACATTATGCTGGAGAG GTAACTTATCAGGCCGACCTGTTCCTTGACAAGAACAAAGATTACGTGGTGGCAGAACATCAGGATCTTTTGATCGCTTCCAGTTGTACTTTCGTAGCTGGTCTAATTCCTCGCCTAGCAGAAGAAACATCAAGTAAAACCAAATTTTCTTCCATCGGGTCACGCTTTAAG CTTCAACTTCAGTCTTTGATGGAGACACTAAATTCTACTGAACCTCACTACATCAGATGTGTGAAGCCAAACAACGTACTTAAGCCTGCCATTTTCGAGAACGTGAACGTAATTCAACAATTACGGTGTGGT GGTGTTTTGGAAGCTATTAGAATCAGCTGTGCTGGTTATCCTACAAAACGGACCTTTTATGAGTTTCTCAATCGTTTTGGTGTTCTTGCTCCGGAAGTTCTGGAGGGAAA TTATGACGACAAAGTTGCTTGCAGAATGCTTCTGGATAAGATAGGCTTAAAGGGTTATGAA TTAGGGAAAACGAAAGTATTCCTTAGAGCTGGGCAGATGGCTGAGTTGGATGCAAGAAGAGCTGAGGTTCTTGGAAATGCCGCTAGGAAAATCCAAATGCAGATCCGTACTTATATTGCCCAAAAAGAATTCCGTGCTCTACGTGGAGCTGCTATTGTATTGCAGTCCAACTGCCGAG GAAAATTGGCATGCAACCTTTATGAGGAAATGCGACGCCAAGCAGCAGCGGTGAAGATTGAGAAGAGTTTCAGAAGACATGTGGCCAGAGAATCTTATCTAAGAATTAGACATTCAACAATTGCAGTTCAAACAGCACTAAGGGGAATGGTTGCTCGCAATGAGTTCAGATTCCGAAAGCAAATGAAGGCTGCTACTATTATTCAG GCTCGCCTTCGTAGTCATCTGGCATATTCTTACTACAAGAAACTCCAGAAAGCTGCGCTTGCTTCGCAATGTGGCTGGAGGAGCAGGCTTGCACGAAAAGAACTGAGGACACTTAAGATG GCCGCACGAGATACCGGAGCCCTTAGAGAAGCGAAAGACAAACTTGAGAAGCGTGTTGAAGAATTAACATGGCGTTTACAACTAGAGAAGCGACAGAGA ACCGATCTGGAAGAAGCAAAAGCCCAAGAATATGCAAAACAACAGGAGGCTCTGCAAGCTATGCGGTCGCAAGTTGAAGAAGCAAACGCTGCCGTGATAAGGGAACGAGAGGCTGCAAGGAAAGCTATTGAAGAAGCACCACCAGTCATTAAGGAGACTCCGGTATTGGTCGAGGATACTGAAAAAATCAATTCATTAACATCAGAGGTGGAGGCTTTGAAG GCTTCGCTTCAGTTTGAACGAAAAGCTGCAGAAGACTTGAGAAAAGCTTTCTCAGAGGCAGAGGCTAGAAACTCAGAGCTAGCCACAGAACTTGAAAATGCTACAAGAAAAGCAGACCAGCTTCATGAATCGGTACAAAG ACTGGAAGAGAAGCTTTCCAATTCAGAGTCAGAGATTCAAGTTCTCCGTCAACAGGCACTTGCTATTTCTCCAACCAGCAGAACCATGGCCACGCGATCAAAAACAATGCTTTTACCG AGAACCCCAGAGAATGGAAACCTTATTAATGGAGAAACAAAGATTACACCG GACATGTCTCTTGCTGTACGAGAACCAGAGTCTGAGGAGAAACCACAGAAATATCTGAATGAAAAGCAGCAG GAAAACCAAGATCTACTAGTCAAGTGTATCTCTCAAAACCTTGGATATGCTGGGGGCAAGCCTGTTGCTGCGTGTGTCATATACAAAAGTCTTCTTCACTGGAGATCATTTGAAGTGGAAAGAACTAACGTCTTTGACCGTATCATTCAAACAATAGCTTCGGCCATTGAA GTGCCAGATAATAATGAGGTTTTGGCGTATTGGTTATCTAATTCTGCCACGCTATTGTTGCTTCTGCAACGTACACTTAAAGCTACTGGAGCAGCTAGTTTAACACCACAGAGACGAAGAACATCATCAGCATCTCTATTTGGAAGGATGTCACAA GGACTAAGGGCATCTCCTCAAAGTGCTGGACTCTCGTTTCTGAATAGACAGGGAGTCACCAAGCTTGACGACCTGAGGCAAGTTGAAGCGAAGTACCCCGCACTACTTTTCAAGCAGCAGCTTACTGCATTCCTGGAGAAGATATATGGAATGATCAGAGATAATCTAAAGAAAGAGATCTCTCCTCTTCTTGGGTTATGTATTCAG GCACCAAGAACTTCAAGGGCAAGTTTGGTGAAAGGGAGAGCACAAGCCAATGCTGTTGCTCAACAAGCTCTAATTGCTCATTGGCAAAGTATTAGGAAAAGCTTAAACGCTTACTTGAATCTAATGAAAGCAAACAAC GCTCCACCGTTCTTAGTCCGCAAAGTATTCACCCAAATATTCTCCTTCATCAATGTTCAGCTTTTCAACAG TCTTCTTCTACGTCGTGAATGTTGCTCATTCAGCAACGGAGAGTACGTTAAAGCAGGCTTGGCTGAATTAGAGCAGTGGTGTACAGAGGCTACTGATGAA TATGCTGGCTCTGCTTGGGATGAGTTGAGACATATCAGGCAGGCAGTTGGTTTCCTG GTCATTCATCAAAAGCCGAAAAAGACCTTGGACGAAATAACAAGAGAACTCTGTCCG GTGCTCAGTATACAGCAGCTATACAGAATCAGCACAATGTACTGGGATGACAAATATGGCACTCATAGCGTTTCTTCAGAC GTTATTGCAAACATGAGGGTTATGATGACCGAGGACTCAAACAATGCTGTAAGCAGCTCTTTCCTTTTGGACGATGACTCAAG CATTCCATTCACGGTGGAAGACATATCAAAGTCAATGCAACAAGTGGATGTAAATGACATTGAGCCTCCTCAACTGATCCGTGAAAACTCAGGTTTCGGATTCTTGCTCACACGTAAAGAAGGCAGTGCATCGTAA
- the LOC106328671 gene encoding protein Brevis radix-like 4 isoform X1, with protein sequence MLTCIARSKRAGDESTGPPDDPDSKHAKSLTSQLKDMALKASGAYRHCTPCTASQPQGQPIKNNPATAAKSDTESDQRLKMLYGRSNSSINATAAAAAAMQQQQPRVWGKEMEARLKGISSGEATPKSASGRNRVDPIVFVEEKEPKEWVAQVEPGVLITFVSLPGGGNDLKRIRFSRDMFNKLQAQRWWADNYDKVKELYNVQKLSRNAFPLPTPPRSEDEKAKVEYHHPEDTPATPPLNKERLPRTVHRPVGLAAYSSSDSLDHSSTQSQQFHDSGLQNSTPKLSSISGAKTETSSMDSSSRDADRSEEMSVSNASDVDPNEWVEQDEPGVYITIKVLPNGKRELRRVRFSREIFGEMQARVWWEENRARIHEHYL encoded by the exons ATGCTGACGTGTATAGCTCGTTCTAAGCGAGCAGGAGATGAATCCACGGGTCCACCCGACGATCCGGATTCCAAGCACGCCAAATCTCTAACATCTCAG CTCAAGGACATGGCTCTGAAAGCTTCAGGCGCTTACCGGCATTGCACGCCGTGCACGGCGTCTCAGCCTCAGGGGCAACCGATCAAGAACAATCCGGCGACGGCGGCAAAGTCGGATACCGAATCCGATCAACGGCTCAAGATGCTGTACGGAAGATCAAACAGCTCCATCAACGCCACGGCGGCGGCGGCGGCGGCGATGCAGCAGCAGCAGCCGAGGGTATGGGGAAAAGAGATGGAGGCGAGGCTAAAAGGGATATCGAGCGGCGAAGCGACTCCGAAATCGGCGAGCGGGAGGAACCGGGTTGACCCGATTGTGTTCGTGGAGGAGAAAGAGCCTAAAGAATGGGTCGCTCAAGTGGAGCCAGGTGTTCTCATCACGTTCGTGTCTCTTCCCGGCGGTGGTAATGATCTCAAGCGTATACGTTTCAG CCGAGACATGTTCAACAAGTTACAAGCTCAACGATGGTGGGCAGATAACTATGACAAAGTAAAGGAACTTTACAACGTTCAAAAACTAAGCCGCAACGCTTTCCCTCTTCCCACGCCTCCTAGATCCGAAGACGAG AAGGCAAAAGTGGAGTACCACCATCCAGAGGACACTCCTGCAACACCTCCTTTGAACAAAGAACGGTTGCCTCGTACCGTACACCGTCCAGTTGGATTAGCGGCTTACTCATCCTCGGACTCACTCGACCACAGTTCCACGCAAAGCCAGCAGTTTCACGACTCTGGTCTACAAAACTCAACTCCTAAACTGTCAAGCATAAGCGGGGCCAAAACAGAAACTTCTTCCATGGATAGCTCGTCGAGAGATGCAGACCGGTCAGAGGAAATGTCGGTGAGCAATGCGAGCGATGTTGATCCGAACGAATGGGTGGAGCAGGATGAGCCTGGCGTTTATATCACTATTAAAGTTTTACCAAATGGGAAAAGAGAGCTTAGAAGAGTCAGATTCAG CCGAGAGATATTCGGAGAGATGCAAGCGAGGGTATGGTGGGAAGAGAACAGGGCAAGGATACATGAACATTACTTGTGA
- the LOC106328671 gene encoding protein Brevis radix-like 4 isoform X2, which yields MLTCIARSKRAGDESTGPPDDPDSKHAKSLTSQLKDMALKASGAYRHCTPCTASQPQGQPIKNNPATAAKSDTESDQRLKMLYGRSNSSINATAAAAAAMQQQQPRVWGKEMEARLKGISSGEATPKSASGRNRVDPIVFVEEKEPKEWVAQVEPGVLITFVSLPGGGNDLKRIRFSRDMFNKLQAQRWWADNYDKVKELYNVQKLSRNAFPLPTPPRSEDEAKVEYHHPEDTPATPPLNKERLPRTVHRPVGLAAYSSSDSLDHSSTQSQQFHDSGLQNSTPKLSSISGAKTETSSMDSSSRDADRSEEMSVSNASDVDPNEWVEQDEPGVYITIKVLPNGKRELRRVRFSREIFGEMQARVWWEENRARIHEHYL from the exons ATGCTGACGTGTATAGCTCGTTCTAAGCGAGCAGGAGATGAATCCACGGGTCCACCCGACGATCCGGATTCCAAGCACGCCAAATCTCTAACATCTCAG CTCAAGGACATGGCTCTGAAAGCTTCAGGCGCTTACCGGCATTGCACGCCGTGCACGGCGTCTCAGCCTCAGGGGCAACCGATCAAGAACAATCCGGCGACGGCGGCAAAGTCGGATACCGAATCCGATCAACGGCTCAAGATGCTGTACGGAAGATCAAACAGCTCCATCAACGCCACGGCGGCGGCGGCGGCGGCGATGCAGCAGCAGCAGCCGAGGGTATGGGGAAAAGAGATGGAGGCGAGGCTAAAAGGGATATCGAGCGGCGAAGCGACTCCGAAATCGGCGAGCGGGAGGAACCGGGTTGACCCGATTGTGTTCGTGGAGGAGAAAGAGCCTAAAGAATGGGTCGCTCAAGTGGAGCCAGGTGTTCTCATCACGTTCGTGTCTCTTCCCGGCGGTGGTAATGATCTCAAGCGTATACGTTTCAG CCGAGACATGTTCAACAAGTTACAAGCTCAACGATGGTGGGCAGATAACTATGACAAAGTAAAGGAACTTTACAACGTTCAAAAACTAAGCCGCAACGCTTTCCCTCTTCCCACGCCTCCTAGATCCGAAGACGAG GCAAAAGTGGAGTACCACCATCCAGAGGACACTCCTGCAACACCTCCTTTGAACAAAGAACGGTTGCCTCGTACCGTACACCGTCCAGTTGGATTAGCGGCTTACTCATCCTCGGACTCACTCGACCACAGTTCCACGCAAAGCCAGCAGTTTCACGACTCTGGTCTACAAAACTCAACTCCTAAACTGTCAAGCATAAGCGGGGCCAAAACAGAAACTTCTTCCATGGATAGCTCGTCGAGAGATGCAGACCGGTCAGAGGAAATGTCGGTGAGCAATGCGAGCGATGTTGATCCGAACGAATGGGTGGAGCAGGATGAGCCTGGCGTTTATATCACTATTAAAGTTTTACCAAATGGGAAAAGAGAGCTTAGAAGAGTCAGATTCAG CCGAGAGATATTCGGAGAGATGCAAGCGAGGGTATGGTGGGAAGAGAACAGGGCAAGGATACATGAACATTACTTGTGA